CGCGCCGAACAGGTCATCAGCGGCGCGATCAGGATCGTCGTCAGCCGGTCCTTCGCATCGGGAATCGCGCGCGTCGCCATGATGCCGGGGACGGCGCAGGCAAAGCTGGAGAGCAGCGGGATGAAACCGCGTCCCGATAATCCGACCTTGGCCATCAGCCCGTCCATCAGGAAAGCGGCGCGCGTCATATAGCCCGACGCTTCGAGGAGGAGGATGAAGAGGAAGAGGATCAGGATCTGCGGCAGGAAGACGACGACCGCGCCGACGCCCGCGAGCAGCCCCTCGACGACAAGGTCGCGGAGGAAGTTTTCGGGGAGGTTGGCGACGACCCATTGCTGGAGCACGCCGACTCCGGCTTCGAGCGCGTCGGCAGGCGGGCCGGCCCAGGCATAGACCGCCTGGAACATCACGAACATCAGCGCGAGCAGGATCACGAAGCCCGCGACCGGGTGCAGGACGACGGCATCAACGCGCTGCGTCCAGCGGCGCACCGGGGTTTCGGCAAGCGTCGCGGCGCGCGAAATCGCGCGGGCGCGCTGGTGCAGCGACTTGTCGGCGGCCGGCGCCGCGGCGGCGGCGTCGGTGCGGGGCACCTGCGTCCGCATCGCCTCGTCGAGCGCGGCGAGCAGCTCGGTCAGGCCGCGCCGCCGCACCGCGACGGTCGGGACGACGGGCACGCCGAGTTCGGCCGAGAGCCGTGCCGGGTCGAGCGTCAGCCCGTCGCGCTCGGCAAGGTCGAGCATGTTGAGCGCGACGACCGTCGGCAGGCCGAGCGCGATCAGTTCGAGCGCAAAGCAGAGATGGTTGTCGAGGTTCGCGGCGTCGAGCACGACGACCAGCGCGTCGGGGCGCTGCTCGCCATGCTGGCGGCCCATGATGACGTCGCGCGTCACTGCCTCGTCGGGGCTCGCCGGGGTCAGGCTGTAGCTGCCGGGCAGGTCGATCAGCGAGATCGGGCGGCCGTCGGCGAAGCTGGCATGCCCCGCCTTTCGTTCGACCGTGACGCCCGGGTAATTGGCGATTTTTTGCCGCGCGCCGGTCAATGCGTTGAACAGGCTCGACTTGCCGGCGTTGGGATTGCCGACGAGCGCGATCGACGGGATGGCGCCGGTCATGCGCTTCGCCTTTCGTCCCCGGCGGCCGCTTCGACGGTGATCATTGCCGCCTGCCGCGCGCGAATGATGACGCGCATCCGCCCGACCGCGAGCGCGAGCGGGTCGCGCGAAAAGATGCTGCCGCGATGCAGCGGGGTGATTTCGACGCCCTCCATCAGGCCGAATTCGCGCAGGCGGCGTCCCTCGTCGGCGGACATGGCATTCCAGTCGATACGCGCGATCCGCACCGCAACGCCCAGCGGCGCCCGGTCCAGCAGATGTTCAAGTGCAGCAGTCATTGCGAGCGATTATCAATAACAATCGCCCGACGCCAGTTCTTTATCGTGGGCCGA
The Sphingopyxis macrogoltabida genome window above contains:
- the feoB gene encoding ferrous iron transporter B, producing the protein MTGAIPSIALVGNPNAGKSSLFNALTGARQKIANYPGVTVERKAGHASFADGRPISLIDLPGSYSLTPASPDEAVTRDVIMGRQHGEQRPDALVVVLDAANLDNHLCFALELIALGLPTVVALNMLDLAERDGLTLDPARLSAELGVPVVPTVAVRRRGLTELLAALDEAMRTQVPRTDAAAAAPAADKSLHQRARAISRAATLAETPVRRWTQRVDAVVLHPVAGFVILLALMFVMFQAVYAWAGPPADALEAGVGVLQQWVVANLPENFLRDLVVEGLLAGVGAVVVFLPQILILFLFILLLEASGYMTRAAFLMDGLMAKVGLSGRGFIPLLSSFACAVPGIMATRAIPDAKDRLTTILIAPLMTCSARLPVYALIIAAFIPDRGVGGTSIGLQGLVLFGLYLAGIVGALAVAFALRRTVAKGDAAGFMMEMPRYQMPQWRDIAIGLWQRAWIFLRRAGTIIAMTTVILWLLLSFPKAPEGESQVEYSVAGRIASGLEVAVAPIGFNHDIALALIPAMAAREVAVSAMATANAIDADGDEEAMAESLGERLQGKWSLATALAFLAWFVFAPQCISTIAITRRETNGWKWPMFMVGYLFLLAYAAAGITYWTAVAFGLG
- a CDS encoding FeoA family protein, which produces MTAALEHLLDRAPLGVAVRIARIDWNAMSADEGRRLREFGLMEGVEITPLHRGSIFSRDPLALAVGRMRVIIRARQAAMITVEAAAGDERRSA